One segment of Babylonia areolata isolate BAREFJ2019XMU chromosome 24, ASM4173473v1, whole genome shotgun sequence DNA contains the following:
- the LOC143298688 gene encoding placenta-specific gene 8 protein-like, with the protein MAANKRMDSDEEMLVPETDSSTVQQPFPGHPMTQQPYAGAASAPPSYAMTPHPYYPGSTLPMGQVGTPAVTQNTTTVIVNQPAPIVTGPRDWASSVCSCCDDMGSCLLGMFCPMILACQISIDMGESACVPCCVPGWLNVLRTKLRAENNIQGSVMDDCCMSCWCGHCVMCQMSRELKFIRQSFHPVQ; encoded by the exons ATGGCAGCCAACAAAAGAATGGATAGTGATGAGGAAATGCTGGTGCCAGAAACAGACAGCTCCACTGTGCAACAG CCATTTCCAGGCCACCCCATGACCCAGCAGCCCTATGCCGGGGCTGCCTCTGCTCCCCCCAGTTACGCCATGACCCCCCACCCATATTACCCGGGCTCCACATTGCCCATGGGTCAGGTGGGGACCCCTGCCGTtacccaaaacaccaccactgtcatcgtcAACCAACCCGCCCCCATAGTGACTGGGCCACGCGACTGGGCCTCCTCTGTCTGCTCCTGCTGTGATGACATGGgctcct GCCTGCTGGGCATGTTCTGCCCTATGATCCTGGCTTGTCAGATCTCCATTGATATGGGGGAGTCGGCgtgtgtgccatgctgtgtgcCAGGATGGCTCAACGTTCTGCGCACCAAGCTGAGAGCTGAAAATAACAttcag ggctcAGTGATGGACGATTGCTGCATGTCGTGTTGGTGTGGACACTGCGTCATGTGTCAGATGTCACGGGAACTCAAGTTCATCCGACAGTCCTTCCACCCTGTCCAGTAA